A genomic segment from Pollutimonas thiosulfatoxidans encodes:
- the gatB gene encoding Asp-tRNA(Asn)/Glu-tRNA(Gln) amidotransferase subunit GatB: MEWEIVIGLETHTQLSTESKIFSNSSTRFGAAPNTQANEVDMALPGSLPVMNRGAVERAIQFGLAVGAHVAPRSIFARKNYFYPDLPKNYQISQFEIPVVQGGTISFFVDGQEKTINLTRAHLEEDAGKSLHEDYTGPHGESSTGIDLNRAGTPLLEIVSEPEMRSAAEAVAYARALHGLVVWLGICDGNMQEGSFRIDANVSVRPKGEVKLGTRSEVKNVNSFRFLERAIQYEVRRQIELIEDGGKVMQETRLYDADRDETRSMRSKEDADDYRYFPDPDLPPLIIGADWIQRIKDAMPELPAQKRSRFEQELGLTPYDAAQLTMSRAIADYFESVAGKLPTDQAKLAANWVLGELSAALNRDEIDIEQSPVQPEALAAMIVRIIDGTISNKMARDVFTAMWENEHGGNPDDIIEARGLKQISDTGAIGAMIDEVLAAHPAIVEEYRAGRQKAFNSLVGQVMKAAKGKANPQQVNDLLKQKLG, encoded by the coding sequence ATGGAATGGGAAATCGTCATCGGGCTGGAAACACACACCCAGCTTTCCACCGAATCCAAGATCTTTTCAAATAGCAGCACACGCTTCGGTGCAGCGCCCAATACGCAGGCCAACGAAGTTGACATGGCGCTGCCAGGCAGCTTGCCGGTCATGAATCGCGGCGCCGTAGAGCGGGCCATCCAGTTTGGCCTGGCTGTGGGCGCCCATGTTGCACCTCGCTCCATCTTCGCCCGAAAAAACTACTTCTACCCCGACCTGCCCAAGAACTACCAGATCAGCCAGTTCGAGATCCCGGTCGTGCAAGGCGGCACCATTAGCTTTTTTGTCGATGGTCAGGAAAAAACCATTAACCTGACCCGTGCGCACCTCGAAGAGGATGCCGGCAAATCGCTGCACGAAGACTACACCGGTCCCCATGGCGAGTCGTCCACAGGCATAGACCTGAACCGGGCCGGTACTCCCCTGCTCGAAATTGTGTCCGAGCCCGAAATGCGCTCGGCCGCCGAAGCCGTGGCCTACGCGCGCGCCCTGCACGGCCTGGTTGTCTGGCTGGGCATCTGCGATGGCAACATGCAAGAGGGCTCATTCCGGATCGACGCCAACGTATCGGTACGTCCAAAAGGCGAGGTAAAGCTGGGCACGCGCAGCGAAGTCAAGAACGTCAACTCATTCCGCTTCCTCGAGCGCGCCATTCAGTACGAAGTGCGCCGCCAGATCGAGCTGATCGAGGATGGCGGCAAAGTCATGCAGGAAACCCGGCTGTACGACGCCGATCGCGACGAGACCCGCAGCATGCGCAGCAAGGAAGATGCGGACGACTACCGCTACTTCCCCGACCCCGACCTGCCACCGCTGATCATCGGCGCTGACTGGATACAGCGCATCAAAGACGCCATGCCCGAGCTGCCGGCGCAGAAGCGCTCGCGCTTCGAGCAAGAGCTGGGTCTGACACCCTACGATGCCGCTCAGCTGACCATGTCGCGTGCCATTGCCGACTACTTCGAGAGCGTGGCCGGCAAGCTGCCAACCGACCAGGCCAAACTGGCCGCCAATTGGGTGCTGGGCGAATTATCGGCAGCGCTTAATCGCGATGAAATCGACATCGAGCAAAGCCCGGTACAACCCGAAGCCCTGGCGGCCATGATCGTGCGCATCATCGACGGCACCATCTCCAACAAAATGGCGCGCGACGTTTTCACGGCAATGTGGGAGAACGAACACGGCGGCAACCCGGACGACATCATCGAAGCTCGCGGCCTGAAACAAATCAGCGACACGGGGGCAATCGGCGCCATGATAGACGAGGTCCTTGCGGCCCACCCAGCGATCGTGGAGGAATACCGCGCGGGCAGGCAAAAGGCGTTTAACTCGTTGGTGGGTCAGGTCATGAAAGCCGCCAAAGGCAAGGCCAACCCCCAACAAGTCAATGACCTGCTGAAGCAAAAGCTGGGCTGA
- the rodA gene encoding rod shape-determining protein RodA, whose amino-acid sequence MKRLLQWVTRAVLAFDWPLLALLVIMTILGMTIMHSAVGGTDWRFADQSRNFLIAFVAMWIAAMLPPPLLMRLAPYIYVAGVVLLLGVEFFGETSKGATRWLDLGFVRLQPSEMLKISVPLMLAWYFHRNQGRLHVLDFVVAMALLALPFALIVMQPDLGTALLVFVSGFCVIYFGGLSFKLLAPLTAAVVIGVGTLVYFETDICQPDVDWVLLHEYQKYRVCTLLDPSSDPLGKGFHTIQSMIAVGSGGVYGKGYMMGTQAHLDFIPERTTDFIFAVFAEEFGLYGGVMLLVLYALLIARGLAIAVKAHTHFGRLMAGSMSMMFFVYVFVNVAMVTGILPVVGVPLPFLSYGGTALLTLGVASGILMSISHYRPLRS is encoded by the coding sequence ATGAAGCGACTGCTGCAGTGGGTCACGCGCGCTGTCCTGGCTTTTGACTGGCCGTTGCTGGCCCTGTTGGTGATCATGACGATACTGGGCATGACCATCATGCATTCGGCCGTCGGCGGCACCGACTGGCGCTTTGCCGACCAGTCGCGCAATTTCCTGATCGCCTTCGTTGCCATGTGGATAGCTGCCATGCTGCCCCCGCCGCTGTTGATGCGGCTGGCTCCCTACATTTATGTCGCAGGCGTCGTGCTGCTGTTGGGTGTGGAGTTTTTTGGCGAAACCAGCAAGGGGGCGACGCGCTGGCTGGATCTGGGCTTCGTTCGCCTACAACCGTCCGAGATGCTCAAGATCTCTGTGCCTTTGATGCTGGCCTGGTACTTTCATCGAAATCAAGGTCGGCTGCATGTTCTGGATTTCGTGGTGGCAATGGCCCTGCTGGCGCTGCCTTTTGCCCTGATCGTCATGCAGCCCGACCTGGGCACGGCGCTGCTGGTGTTCGTGTCCGGCTTCTGCGTCATCTATTTTGGCGGTCTGTCATTCAAGCTGCTGGCGCCGCTGACGGCGGCTGTCGTCATAGGCGTGGGCACATTGGTGTATTTCGAGACGGACATCTGTCAGCCCGATGTGGACTGGGTGTTGCTGCACGAATACCAGAAGTATCGTGTTTGCACGCTGCTGGACCCCAGCTCGGACCCGCTGGGCAAGGGCTTTCATACCATACAGTCCATGATTGCGGTGGGCTCGGGCGGGGTATACGGCAAGGGCTACATGATGGGCACGCAGGCGCATCTGGACTTCATCCCCGAACGCACGACCGACTTCATCTTCGCGGTTTTTGCAGAAGAATTCGGTCTGTATGGCGGCGTGATGCTGTTGGTGCTTTACGCCCTGCTGATCGCCCGCGGCCTGGCGATTGCCGTGAAAGCGCACACGCACTTCGGTCGCCTGATGGCCGGTTCTATGTCGATGATGTTCTTCGTTTACGTGTTCGTGAACGTGGCCATGGTGACGGGGATACTGCCCGTAGTCGGCGTGCCACTGCCGTTCCTGAGCTACGGGGGGACGGCGCTGTTGACGCTTGGTGTTGCCAGCGGGATATTGATGAGTATTAGTCATTATCGGCCGTTACGGAGTTAG
- the mrdA gene encoding penicillin-binding protein 2, whose protein sequence is MFEFKKTTQHQKRRMLIRVVVAAVFASLCFVGLVARLWYLQVERYEGLAARADQNRIAVVPIPPPRGEIMDRNGVVLARNYRDYTLSVVRAQVEGDIQALVDDLSQLVYLSPSDRRRFFRQLNQNSRYTPILLRNDLNETEASWFAAHSFKFPGVELSARWVREYPEGESAAHVLGYVGRISEADLARLEEAGQSGNYRGSDTIGKKGIEKTWEEALHGRTGVEEVEVTATGRPVRTLSRVDPIPGSDLILSLDIGLQKEAEAQFAGRRGALVAIEPDTGDVLAFVSAPSFDPNLFIDGIDVENWRKLNESPDHPLINRPLYGTYPIGSTYKPFVGLAALELGKRTATERISDPGYFELGGQRFRNAGGAAYGPTDLHRAIVVSSDTYFFSLGPEIGVNALHDFSKQFGFGQITGIDLEGERRGVLPSTEWKRQHYKDPEQQRWYAGETVSVAVGQGYNAFTLLQLAQATAVLANDGRYMKPHLVSLIENPQTGALERTVTEPSHTIPLKPENLEVIHKAMADVMRKGTARRAFTDAPYQAAGKTGTAQVYSLKGAKYNASAVDERLRDHALFMAYAPVEDPKIAIALIVENGGWGATTAAPVARKVFDYWLSPERLARNKLPGPLTPPKVPADESLIEEGAQSESLDAMLPPEHMAPSLPDEATVEPPELSDGPTDVSAVLRGGR, encoded by the coding sequence ATGTTCGAGTTCAAGAAAACCACCCAACACCAAAAGCGGCGCATGTTGATCCGCGTCGTGGTGGCGGCGGTTTTCGCATCGCTCTGCTTTGTTGGGCTGGTTGCGCGACTGTGGTATTTGCAAGTGGAGCGCTACGAAGGTCTGGCAGCCCGTGCCGACCAGAATCGTATCGCCGTCGTCCCCATACCCCCACCGCGCGGCGAGATCATGGATCGCAATGGCGTAGTGCTGGCCCGCAACTACCGGGATTACACGCTCTCGGTGGTGCGCGCCCAGGTCGAAGGCGACATCCAGGCGCTGGTGGACGACCTGAGCCAACTGGTGTACCTGAGCCCTTCGGATCGCCGGCGCTTCTTTCGGCAACTGAATCAGAACAGCCGCTATACCCCTATTTTGCTACGCAACGACCTGAATGAAACAGAGGCCTCGTGGTTTGCCGCGCATTCGTTCAAGTTTCCAGGCGTGGAGCTCAGTGCGCGGTGGGTGCGCGAGTATCCGGAAGGCGAATCGGCGGCCCATGTGCTGGGCTACGTAGGCCGCATATCCGAAGCCGACCTGGCCCGGCTCGAGGAAGCCGGACAGTCGGGCAACTATCGGGGCAGCGACACCATAGGCAAGAAGGGTATCGAGAAAACCTGGGAAGAGGCCCTGCATGGCCGTACTGGCGTGGAAGAGGTCGAAGTCACTGCAACGGGCCGTCCAGTTCGCACGCTTAGCCGTGTGGACCCGATTCCCGGTTCCGATCTGATTCTTTCCCTGGATATCGGCTTGCAAAAGGAAGCCGAGGCGCAGTTCGCCGGACGGCGTGGCGCTTTGGTCGCTATTGAACCGGACACCGGTGATGTTCTGGCTTTTGTGTCGGCGCCATCCTTCGATCCGAATTTGTTCATCGACGGTATCGACGTGGAAAACTGGCGCAAGCTGAACGAATCCCCTGACCATCCCTTGATCAATCGACCGCTGTACGGCACCTATCCCATCGGTTCGACCTACAAGCCCTTTGTAGGCCTGGCTGCTCTCGAACTGGGCAAGCGCACGGCCACCGAGCGAATTTCCGATCCGGGCTATTTCGAACTGGGCGGCCAGCGCTTTCGCAACGCCGGAGGCGCTGCGTACGGCCCCACAGATCTGCACCGCGCCATCGTGGTGTCGTCCGACACGTATTTCTTTTCGCTGGGCCCGGAGATAGGCGTAAACGCGCTGCACGATTTCAGCAAGCAGTTCGGCTTTGGCCAGATTACCGGCATCGATCTGGAGGGCGAGCGGCGCGGCGTGCTGCCGTCCACAGAATGGAAGCGCCAGCACTATAAAGACCCTGAGCAGCAGCGCTGGTATGCGGGCGAGACCGTGTCGGTCGCCGTGGGCCAGGGCTACAACGCCTTTACACTATTGCAGCTGGCCCAGGCCACTGCAGTGCTGGCCAATGACGGCCGCTACATGAAGCCTCATTTGGTCAGCCTGATCGAGAACCCGCAAACCGGGGCGCTGGAGCGCACGGTTACCGAGCCGTCCCACACCATACCGCTGAAGCCGGAGAACCTGGAGGTCATCCACAAGGCCATGGCGGACGTGATGCGTAAAGGCACGGCGCGGCGCGCTTTCACTGATGCACCTTACCAGGCGGCGGGCAAGACCGGCACCGCCCAGGTCTACAGCTTGAAAGGCGCCAAATACAACGCCAGTGCCGTGGACGAACGTTTGCGCGACCATGCCCTGTTCATGGCTTACGCGCCGGTGGAAGATCCCAAGATCGCTATCGCGCTGATCGTTGAGAACGGCGGCTGGGGCGCGACAACGGCGGCGCCGGTGGCACGCAAGGTCTTCGACTATTGGCTCTCGCCCGAACGTCTGGCGCGTAACAAGCTGCCCGGCCCGCTCACGCCGCCAAAAGTGCCTGCGGATGAAAGCTTGATCGAGGAGGGCGCGCAGAGCGAATCGCTGGATGCCATGCTGCCTCCCGAGCATATGGCACCATCGTTGCCAGATGAGGCGACCGTCGAGCCACCCGAGCTGTCCGACGGCCCAACGGATGTGTCTGCGGTTCTGCGAGGTGGGCGATGA
- the gatA gene encoding Asp-tRNA(Asn)/Glu-tRNA(Gln) amidotransferase subunit GatA: MANTPLHTQFDSIAALRQALTSRSLSAHELAVSALDAAEARADLNAFLHIDRDLTLAQAHAADKLLASGQDAPALAGVPIAHKDVFVTRGWRSTAGSKMLANYVSPFDATVVERLHEAGAVSLGKLNCDEFAMGSGNENSAFGPARNPWDTSTIPGGSSGGSAAAVAAGLVMAATGTDTGGSVRQPAALCGVSGIKPTYGTVSRFGMIAYGSSLDQAGPIARHAQDLLDILDPISGFDPRDSTSLEHCNGSANVPGRIRSQYEQALQAQEAGGSLPLKGLRIGVPKEFVNDKLDADVAKAVQAALQAFEALGAVRVEVSLPRTELSIPTYYVIAPAEASSNLSRYDGVRYGHRAAQYGDLAEMTSRSRTEAFGPEVLRRIMVGTYVLSHGYYDAYYLQAQRVRHMIADDFQRAFADHCDVIMGPVTPTTAKHIGDNREDPVAEWLADIYTLGVSLAGLPAMSVPCGFGGAQGRLPIGLQIIGNYFHEGQLLAVAHRYQQATDWHQRKPEQQ, encoded by the coding sequence ATGGCAAATACACCCCTGCACACACAATTCGACAGTATTGCCGCCCTACGCCAGGCCTTGACCTCGCGCTCGCTGAGCGCCCACGAGCTTGCGGTCAGTGCGCTGGACGCCGCCGAAGCCCGCGCCGACCTTAACGCCTTCCTGCATATCGACCGCGACCTTACTTTGGCGCAGGCCCACGCGGCCGACAAACTGCTGGCCAGCGGGCAAGATGCGCCGGCACTGGCCGGTGTTCCCATTGCCCATAAAGACGTGTTCGTCACCCGCGGCTGGCGCAGCACGGCCGGCAGCAAGATGCTGGCAAATTACGTCAGCCCTTTCGATGCCACGGTGGTCGAACGCCTGCACGAGGCGGGCGCCGTGTCGCTGGGCAAACTGAATTGCGACGAATTCGCCATGGGCTCGGGCAACGAAAACTCGGCCTTCGGTCCTGCCAGAAACCCCTGGGATACCAGCACCATACCGGGTGGTTCGTCGGGCGGCTCGGCAGCGGCCGTGGCGGCCGGCCTGGTCATGGCGGCCACCGGCACCGACACTGGCGGCTCTGTGCGCCAGCCGGCCGCCCTGTGCGGTGTCAGCGGCATCAAGCCCACCTATGGAACGGTATCCCGCTTTGGCATGATCGCCTATGGTTCCAGCCTGGACCAGGCCGGACCGATTGCGCGCCATGCCCAAGACCTGCTCGACATCCTGGACCCCATCAGCGGCTTCGATCCGCGCGACTCCACCAGCCTGGAACACTGCAACGGCAGCGCTAACGTGCCCGGCCGAATTCGCAGCCAGTACGAGCAAGCCCTGCAGGCACAAGAGGCCGGCGGCAGCCTGCCCCTGAAAGGCCTGCGCATCGGCGTGCCCAAAGAGTTCGTCAACGACAAGCTCGATGCCGATGTGGCCAAAGCCGTCCAGGCCGCCTTGCAGGCTTTTGAAGCACTGGGCGCTGTACGGGTAGAGGTCTCCTTGCCGCGTACCGAGCTGTCCATACCAACCTACTACGTCATCGCACCCGCCGAGGCCTCCAGCAACCTGTCGCGCTACGACGGCGTGCGCTACGGCCACCGGGCCGCCCAGTACGGCGACCTGGCCGAAATGACCAGCCGTTCGCGCACAGAAGCCTTTGGCCCGGAAGTGCTTCGACGCATCATGGTGGGCACCTATGTGCTGTCCCACGGCTACTACGATGCCTACTATCTGCAAGCGCAACGGGTGCGCCACATGATTGCCGACGACTTCCAGCGTGCCTTTGCGGATCATTGCGATGTCATCATGGGCCCGGTCACGCCGACCACCGCCAAGCACATAGGCGACAACCGCGAAGATCCTGTCGCCGAGTGGTTGGCCGACATCTATACGCTGGGCGTCAGCCTGGCCGGCCTGCCTGCCATGTCGGTACCTTGCGGCTTCGGCGGAGCGCAGGGCCGCTTGCCCATAGGGCTGCAAATTATTGGCAATTATTTCCATGAAGGGCAGTTGCTTGCCGTGGCGCACCGCTACCAGCAGGCCACCGATTGGCATCAACGCAAACCGGAACAACAATAA
- the gatC gene encoding Asp-tRNA(Asn)/Glu-tRNA(Gln) amidotransferase subunit GatC has translation MPITEQDVARIARLARIELSPDQTARAQTELDGILNLIEQLQAVDTTGIEPMAHPLSTHQEIALRLRPDAAAPTSTDAQREALMANAPAEQAGLFLVPTVIE, from the coding sequence ATGCCCATTACCGAACAAGACGTAGCCCGCATTGCGAGGCTCGCGCGCATTGAGCTTTCGCCGGATCAAACTGCTCGCGCCCAAACTGAACTGGACGGCATTTTAAACCTGATCGAGCAACTACAGGCCGTCGACACCACCGGCATCGAGCCCATGGCACATCCGCTGTCAACGCACCAGGAAATCGCACTGCGATTGCGTCCTGACGCCGCTGCGCCCACCAGCACCGACGCGCAACGCGAGGCCCTGATGGCCAATGCCCCGGCCGAGCAAGCCGGCCTGTTCCTGGTACCCACGGTGATCGAGTAA
- the mutY gene encoding A/G-specific adenine glycosylase, protein MTSSSGTPLADFASTIVQWQQEHGRHHLPWQGTRDPYRIWLSEIMLQQTQVATVIGYYERFLQRFPDIAALAAASQDEVMPYWAGLGYYARARNLHRCAQTLVAQWNGRFPEQSADIATLPGIGPSTAAAIAAFAHGERSPIMDGNVKRVFTRYFGIHGITSERATEKALWEQAHAALACAPASLDMIAYTQGLMDLGSQRCTRGRPACAACPLQAGCYARRNACQHELPTPKKKKAIPERLCLMLVARHNDHILLERQPSPGIWGGLWSLPKYEDRLTLEAASLALGMSGAPPQKMAAFSHTFTHFKLHIEPWYTEVGSGGAVMEVGKGRSWTAIGELSETALPAPVRKILDGLFF, encoded by the coding sequence ATGACATCAAGCTCGGGCACCCCGCTGGCCGATTTCGCCAGCACCATCGTCCAATGGCAACAGGAACACGGGCGACATCATCTGCCCTGGCAAGGCACGCGCGATCCCTACCGCATCTGGCTGTCGGAAATCATGCTGCAACAAACGCAGGTCGCCACGGTTATCGGCTACTACGAGCGCTTCCTGCAACGCTTCCCCGACATAGCCGCCCTGGCCGCAGCCAGCCAGGACGAAGTCATGCCCTATTGGGCTGGGCTGGGATACTACGCACGCGCCCGCAACCTGCATCGCTGCGCCCAGACCCTGGTCGCGCAATGGAATGGCCGCTTTCCCGAGCAATCCGCCGACATTGCCACCCTACCCGGCATCGGCCCGTCCACGGCGGCCGCCATCGCCGCCTTTGCCCATGGCGAACGCAGCCCCATCATGGACGGCAACGTCAAACGCGTGTTCACGCGTTACTTCGGCATCCATGGCATAACCAGCGAACGCGCCACCGAGAAGGCGCTATGGGAGCAAGCCCACGCCGCGCTGGCCTGCGCGCCAGCCTCACTGGACATGATCGCCTATACACAAGGCCTGATGGACCTCGGCTCACAGCGCTGCACCCGCGGCCGACCCGCCTGCGCAGCTTGTCCGCTGCAAGCAGGCTGCTACGCCCGCCGCAACGCATGCCAGCACGAACTTCCCACGCCCAAAAAGAAAAAAGCCATCCCCGAGCGACTATGCCTGATGCTGGTCGCCCGCCACAACGACCACATCCTGCTGGAGCGGCAACCCTCCCCAGGAATCTGGGGCGGCCTCTGGAGCCTACCCAAGTACGAGGATCGGCTGACCTTGGAAGCGGCCAGCCTGGCCCTCGGGATGTCAGGGGCGCCACCGCAAAAAATGGCCGCCTTCTCGCACACCTTCACACACTTCAAACTCCACATCGAACCCTGGTACACGGAGGTGGGCAGTGGGGGCGCTGTGATGGAGGTAGGTAAGGGACGGTCCTGGACAGCGATTGGTGAACTGTCGGAGACGGCGTTGCCGGCGCCTGTTCGCAAGATTCTTGATGGGTTGTTTTTTTAG
- a CDS encoding rod shape-determining protein, with protein MFGFLRSYFSSDMAIDLGTANTLIYVRGKGIVLDEPSVVAIRHDGGPNGKKIIQAVGREAKQMLGRVPGNIEAIRPMKDGVIADFTVTEQMLKQFIRMVHPRSMFAPSPRIIVCVPCGSTQVERRAIRESALGAGASQVYLIEEPMAAAIGAGLAVSDASGSMVVDIGGGTTEVAIISLGGMVYKGSVRVGGDKFDEAIINYIRRNYGMLIGEPTAELIKKEIGSAFPGSEIREIEVKGRNLSEGVPRSFTVSSNEILESLTDPLNQIVSAVKTGLEQTPPELGADITDKGIAITGGGALLHDLDRLLQEETGLPVVIAEDPLTCVVRGCGEALEHLERLGGVFIYD; from the coding sequence ATGTTCGGATTCCTTCGTAGTTACTTCTCCAGCGATATGGCGATCGACCTCGGTACCGCCAATACTCTGATCTATGTCCGCGGCAAAGGGATTGTGCTTGACGAGCCATCGGTGGTGGCCATACGCCACGACGGGGGCCCCAACGGCAAGAAGATCATCCAGGCCGTCGGCCGGGAAGCCAAGCAGATGCTGGGTCGGGTGCCGGGCAACATCGAAGCCATTCGTCCCATGAAGGACGGCGTCATTGCCGACTTCACCGTTACCGAACAAATGCTCAAGCAGTTTATCCGCATGGTGCATCCCCGCAGCATGTTCGCGCCCAGCCCGCGCATCATCGTTTGCGTTCCTTGCGGTTCTACGCAGGTCGAGCGCCGCGCAATACGCGAGTCGGCCCTGGGGGCAGGCGCCAGCCAGGTTTATCTCATCGAAGAGCCCATGGCAGCAGCCATCGGCGCCGGACTGGCCGTTTCCGATGCCAGCGGCTCCATGGTGGTTGATATCGGTGGCGGCACCACCGAAGTGGCCATTATTTCCCTGGGTGGCATGGTGTACAAGGGTTCGGTCAGGGTGGGCGGCGATAAATTCGACGAAGCCATCATCAACTACATCCGCCGCAACTACGGCATGCTGATCGGCGAACCGACGGCCGAACTCATCAAGAAAGAAATCGGCTCGGCTTTCCCGGGTTCTGAAATCCGCGAAATCGAAGTCAAGGGCCGTAACCTGTCCGAAGGCGTGCCGCGCAGCTTCACGGTATCGTCCAACGAGATCCTTGAATCCCTTACCGATCCGCTCAACCAGATCGTATCGGCCGTCAAGACCGGGCTCGAGCAAACTCCCCCCGAACTGGGTGCCGACATCACCGACAAGGGCATCGCCATTACGGGCGGTGGGGCCTTGCTGCACGATCTGGACCGCTTGCTCCAGGAAGAAACCGGTCTGCCAGTGGTCATCGCAGAAGATCCGCTTACCTGCGTCGTGCGCGGCTGCGGCGAGGCGCTTGAGCACCTCGAGCGGCTGGGCGGGGTATTTATTTACGACTAA
- the mreD gene encoding rod shape-determining protein MreD codes for MLRHSSNNAALPAQRNSGLSALQPLDTTPLKRPTSPLFIWFTLILVWLLSLLPWRLWQPSPDLLLLVIALWCLNEPQRVTMLTAFVFGLFMDVHDAALLGGQALTFTLVAYGATVLHRRLQRFNSIVQAIHMLPIFVLAQAVTQVVYTWLAGEWSGWQWLWSSLFTVALWPLADFLLLMPQRRLDDTDAGSV; via the coding sequence ATGCTACGCCACTCCAGTAACAACGCCGCGCTTCCGGCGCAACGAAACTCGGGCCTGAGTGCGCTGCAGCCGCTGGACACCACGCCGCTGAAGCGCCCGACCAGTCCCTTGTTCATCTGGTTCACCCTGATACTGGTGTGGCTGCTTTCGCTGTTGCCCTGGCGCCTGTGGCAACCCTCGCCCGATCTGCTCTTGCTGGTGATCGCGCTTTGGTGCCTTAACGAACCGCAGCGCGTCACCATGCTTACCGCTTTTGTATTCGGTCTTTTCATGGATGTCCACGACGCCGCGCTGCTGGGTGGCCAGGCGCTGACCTTCACACTGGTCGCCTACGGCGCCACGGTGCTGCATCGCCGGCTTCAGCGCTTCAATTCGATCGTGCAGGCCATACATATGCTGCCCATCTTCGTGTTGGCGCAAGCCGTGACGCAAGTGGTTTATACCTGGCTGGCAGGCGAGTGGTCGGGATGGCAATGGCTGTGGTCGTCGCTGTTTACCGTCGCCCTGTGGCCGCTGGCCGACTTCCTGCTGCTTATGCCCCAACGCCGCCTGGACGATACCGACGCCGGTTCGGTATAG
- the mreC gene encoding rod shape-determining protein MreC yields MRESGTIRLFKRGPTAEFRLFVFVLLSLTFLIVDSRFQALDPARQAVSVVLYPFQRLMLAPRDAVEHINNWTDAAALARTEKEALQRQRIELAQISTHAAQLAAENEQLRRLLDVGEAVTQRSVAVEVMYEPPNAFSHHLVFNKGSSSGIQPGMPVIDEGGVVGQIVRVTPFTSEAALLTDDKVAIPVQVLRNGLRLIAFGGNVSGKVEVRFLTANVDLAPGDILITSGIGGMFPAGLSVAEVDEVERDDSSGFALAVATPLSHPERHRHFLVLQVDVSATDPQKSLKDATPLQ; encoded by the coding sequence ATGCGAGAATCCGGCACGATCAGGCTGTTCAAGCGCGGTCCCACGGCCGAATTCCGCTTGTTCGTGTTCGTATTGCTGTCCCTTACCTTCCTTATTGTCGATTCCCGATTCCAGGCGCTGGACCCGGCTCGTCAGGCAGTGTCTGTCGTGCTGTACCCCTTTCAGCGTTTGATGCTCGCGCCGCGCGACGCGGTCGAGCACATCAACAACTGGACCGACGCCGCCGCGCTGGCACGCACTGAAAAAGAAGCCTTGCAGCGCCAACGCATCGAGCTGGCCCAGATCTCGACCCATGCTGCGCAACTCGCCGCCGAGAACGAACAATTGCGGCGCTTGCTGGACGTGGGCGAGGCCGTGACCCAGCGCTCGGTTGCCGTGGAAGTCATGTACGAGCCGCCCAATGCGTTTTCGCATCACCTGGTGTTCAACAAGGGCTCGTCCAGCGGTATTCAGCCCGGCATGCCGGTGATTGATGAGGGCGGTGTCGTTGGGCAAATCGTGCGGGTTACGCCGTTCACCTCCGAGGCCGCCTTGCTGACGGACGACAAGGTCGCGATTCCTGTCCAGGTATTGCGCAACGGTTTGCGCTTGATCGCGTTCGGCGGCAATGTCAGCGGCAAGGTAGAGGTGCGTTTCCTTACCGCCAATGTAGACTTGGCTCCGGGCGATATCCTGATCACCAGCGGAATCGGCGGTATGTTCCCGGCCGGCTTGTCGGTGGCCGAGGTCGATGAGGTCGAGCGCGACGATTCCTCGGGCTTTGCGCTTGCCGTGGCCACGCCCTTGTCTCATCCCGAACGGCATCGGCATTTCCTGGTGTTGCAGGTCGATGTCTCGGCGACCGACCCCCAAAAGAGTTTGAAAGATGCTACGCCACTCCAGTAA